The DNA segment CCGTGACCGAGCACCACCGGCAGCCGCGGATGCCGGCGGGCCAACGCGGCGATCTGCAAAGCGGTGGAATAAGGCGGGGTGCCGTCGTGTGAGAGCAGAATTGCTCCGGCCGCCTCGACAATCTCGCACAGCGGGTCGAGGCTCGGCTCGTGCATGCTGAAACCCTGCAGCCACGGATGCAGTTTCAGGCCGCGCATGCCGAGCTCGCCGAAGCAGCGCTGGAGCTCGTCGGCGGCGGTCGGTTGTCGCGGACTGACCGTACAGAAGCCGAACATCCGCTCGGGATGCTTTGCCACGAAGGCGGCGACCTCGTCGTTGGCTTCCGGCGTGGGATTGAAAAGTCCGTCGTGGCTGAGCACCACGGCGGCGGAAATCCCCGCCGAGTCCATGAAAGTCGCGAACTCGTCGGCGCCGAACGCGGCGCCGGCCAGCCAGCTCGCGGTGTGCCACGCCGGGGTGTGGGTGTGGAAGTCGATCACAGCTGCCTCGCGCATTCGATCAGCCGGTTGGTCATTTCGGCCACCAATCTGTCCAGCGTCTTCGTCCCGTCCTCGGCGGTCGCGCGAGCCGGATCGTCGGTGTAGCCGTCGATGTCGTCCCAGACCGCCGCCGAATGAATGCCGGCGCCAGGTATGGCGCGCGGCTCCGGCAGGCGCTCGCGCGGCTTGCGTTCGCGCACCAGCTCCGGTCGTACGCCCATCACCAGCGACGTCTCGAACTCTCCCGCGTGGCCGGGAAAAGTGTCGGCCACGGCCCAGTAGTCGATGTGCGCGACCGCGACGCCATAGCGGGTGGAGATCGCCGAGCCGGCGGCGTGGCAGACGCCCTGGTTTCCGCCGTGACCGTTGACGATCACCAACCGGCGACCGCCGCCGGCGGCGATCGAACGGCCGAGATCGACCAGCACGGCGATCAACGTCTCGACGGTCAGCGAAAGCGTGCCGCCGAAGGGCAGGTGGTGGTCGGACGCGCCGTACGACTGGGTCGGCGCGATGACGAACGGCCGCTCGATCGCCGCGGCCGGCACCGCGCGCTCGACGATTTCGGTCGCCAGCAAGGCATCCGTGCCGGTCGCCAGGTGCGGACCGTGTTGCTCGGTGGCGCCGATCGGCAGCACCACGACCGCTTCTGGCAACAGCTCGGACAGCTCGCCGCGGGTGGACTCCTGCCACCGTACGACCCTCACCGGACCACCTCCGCACTCGCCTCGGCCACTCGTTCGCTGATCCGCAGTGCCGCGAGGCCGTCGGCCAGGCTCGGCGACGCCTCGGCTTTTCCCCGCACCAGCTGGACAAACCGGGCCAGCTGGCGATCGAAGCAGCGCTGCGTACGCTCACCGGGAAACTCGACCAACCGCTCACCGTCCTCTGTGGACAGTCGCAGCGAGAACGTGCGGCAGTCCAACACCGCATAGCCACGGTCGCCGAGCACGCTCAGCTCGCACGGCGGCATCGCGGCGGTGAGCCAGCCGCACTCGATCAGCGCGACGTGGCCGCCGGGATAGCTCAGCCGCGCGCCGGTCAGGTTGCGCACGTCGGCCGTACGCACCGACCAGGCGTCGTC comes from the Fodinicola acaciae genome and includes:
- a CDS encoding creatininase family protein: MRVVRWQESTRGELSELLPEAVVVLPIGATEQHGPHLATGTDALLATEIVERAVPAAAIERPFVIAPTQSYGASDHHLPFGGTLSLTVETLIAVLVDLGRSIAAGGGRRLVIVNGHGGNQGVCHAAGSAISTRYGVAVAHIDYWAVADTFPGHAGEFETSLVMGVRPELVRERKPRERLPEPRAIPGAGIHSAAVWDDIDGYTDDPARATAEDGTKTLDRLVAEMTNRLIECARQL
- a CDS encoding amidohydrolase family protein codes for the protein MREAAVIDFHTHTPAWHTASWLAGAAFGADEFATFMDSAGISAAVVLSHDGLFNPTPEANDEVAAFVAKHPERMFGFCTVSPRQPTAADELQRCFGELGMRGLKLHPWLQGFSMHEPSLDPLCEIVEAAGAILLSHDGTPPYSTALQIAALARRHPRLPVVLGHGGLHDTWREALAATQETDNLYLCICGTPPYAARHILENGPIDKILFGTDAGLSEKASQDYAVARVAEIDGWGISAAARQAMLVDNPARLLGLS